GCGGGACCGCCCTCGATATAGGCCTTCGCCATCTGCTGCCCCACGGCATAGTAGGCCTCGAAGGCCTGTAGGATATCCCCCTGCTTCACATCCAGTTCCGGGGCAAACTGCTGGATCTTCTGCAGCGACTGCCGAAAACGCTCCGCGTTGGCACGGGCCTGGTCGAAACCGTCATCCAGGCCATCCTGGCCCCGTGTGGCACTGATATCGGTGAGCCATTGCTGCACCTCCACCACCGCCAGCTTCATCTCGTGCGCGGTGTTCACCAGCGGCAGGCTGCGTTCGGCGATCCGATCCGCCTCCTGTACCAGCGCCTGGTTGTTGTAGAACACGATGCCGTTCCCCACGAGCAGCAACGCGCCCAGCACGACGGTCAGCACCAGAAACCGTCCCTGGATGCCTCGAAATCTGTTCATGGAAAATTCCCTGCTCGGTTGGGTCTAGTGGTCGTGTTTTCGGCCGACCCCGGGAATCCTTGAGCAGCCCCTTCAGGTACCTATCGTCGCGCCGGCAGCCTGATCACCCTCACCCCGGCGCAGCAACAGGCCCTCCATGGCCGAGAGCAGTGAAGGCACCAGGAGCAGCACCAGAAAGGTGGTAAACATCAGGCCAAAGGAGATGGACACCACCATGGGGATGAGGAACTGGGCCTGCAACGAGGTCTCGAACAGCAACGGCAACAGACCGGCGATGGTGGTCAGCGAGGTGAGCAAGACGGCGCGCAAGCGCTGGCAGGCGGCCTCGACCAGGGCGTCGCGCACCGCCATGCCCTGCTGTCGCAACTGCTTGTAGAACACCACCAGGATGATCGAGTCGTTGACCGCGATCCCCGACAGGGCGAACAGGCCGAACATCGACAGGATGGTCGGGGTGATACCCATGACGAAATGCCCCAGCAGGGCGCCGACCACGCCGAAAGGGATGATGGCCATCACCACCAGCGGCCAGCCGTAGGAGCCAAACACCCAGGCCAGCACGATGTAGATCATGGCCAGGGCGAACAGGGCGCCACGCTTCATGTCGGCCATGGTCTCGGCCTGATCCTTGGCGCGCCCGGTGAACTCCCAGTGGATGTCGTGCCGACGTTCCAGCTCCGGCAACACCGTCTCGGCCAGGCGCGCACGCACCGCGTTGTTGCTGGCCACCCGCTTGTCCACGTCGGCATAGACCTTGACGGCCAGCCGCCCGTCCTCATGGCGCAGGGCCTTGTAGCCGCGCCGTTCGCTGAGTTCGACTACCGTGTCCAGCGGCACGTTGCCGCCACCGGGCAGGAACACCCGGAAATCGTCGAGCGCGGCCAGGCGATGGCGCTCCGAATCGGGCAGCATCACCCGCACCTCGACCTCCTCGTCGCCCTCGTTGAAAATCTGTGCCAGTTGACCATCGAAGGCGGCACGCAACTGCCGCGCAACCTCGTCCACGGTCAGGCCCAGTGCCTCGCCGTAGGGACGCAGGCGGAACACCAGCTGCTGCTGCCCGTAGGGCATGTCGTCTTCCACGCTGCCCACGCCCGGCACTGCGGCCAGGGCCTGCGCCAGATCCAGCGCTGCCTGCTTGAGGTGCTCGGGATCGGCACCGCCGAGGCGGATCTCGATGTCGCGCCCCGGGTGCCCGCCCATGCGCACCGTGGTGGTCAGGTACTCGAGTCCGGGGGGGCAGATCCAGGCGAGCGCGCCATTCGGCGATGAACTGCTCGTTGCTCACCGCGCGGCTGTCGGTCGGCGTGAGCTCCACCACGATGGAGGCAAACTGGTCGCCGCGCTGGGTCTGCCGCGCATTGGAGAAATACCCCAGTCCGTAACTCACCCGCGCCACTCGGATCAGCCCGCCACCAAAGTGCGCATCGGTGGCATACAGGGCCTGCTCGACCTGATCGATGAAACGGCGCACCCGCGCCGGCGGCGTGCCCGCCACGAAGGAGGCCGAGGCCACCACCACGTTGCCCGGCACATTGGGAAAGAAGCTGAAGCCCAGGCGACCGCCGACCATCAGCCCGACCAGGAGCACGATGCTTGAGAAGGCCAGCGCCAGGGTCCCCGCCCGGTGGTGTACCGCCCAAGTCACGGCGCGCCGGAAAGGGCCGTCGCGGAAGCGCGCGAAGGCCGCGTCCCAGCGCTGGCGAAAGGGGCTTGGCGGCGCATGGTGCATGCGGTGGAAACTGTGACGCAGGTGCCCGGGCAGGACCAGGAAGCTCTCGATCAGCGAGGCAACGATGACGCACACGATGACGAAAGGAATGTCGCCCAGGATCTTGCCGATGAAGCCGGAGACCACGAACAGGGGAATGAAGGCAGCGATGGTGGTCAGCGAGGAGGACATCACCGGGGCCAGCATGCGCCGCGCCCCGCCCTCGGCGGCCTCCAGCGGGTTCTCACCGGTCTGGTAGTGCGCCAGCGCGTCCTCACCGACCACGATGGCATCGTCAACGATGATGCCCAGTGCCATGATCAGCGCGAACAGCGAGATCATGTTGATGCTGCCCCCGGCGACGTACATGATTGCCAGCGTGGCCATGAACGACACCGGAATGCCCAGGGCCACCCACCAGGCCACTCGGCCGTTGAGGAACAGGAACAGGATGGCGACCACCAGTACCAGCCCCCCAGGCCATTGCGCAGCAGCAAGTCGATGCGTTCGCGAATGAGCTGCCAGCTCTCGTCGTAGACGATCAGCTCCATGTTCGGCGGCAGGCGGTTGCGCGCCTCGGCCAGCCACTCCTGCAACACCTGCGCCGAGGCCAGTGAATCGGCATTCGGGGAGCGTTGCAGGGCCAGCTCCACCGCGGGCCCACCCCGGTAACTGACCAGCACCTGCGCCGGACGCGCGCGGCGTTCGATGGCCGCCACATCCCCCAGGCGCACCAGGCGGCCATCCTCGCCGGCCACCAGCGGCAAGGCCTCGAAGGCCGCCTCGCTGCGCGCCTGCGCGGTGGCGCGCAGCTCGCGGCCCACGTCGTCACGGCCCACGGTGCCGGCCGGGACATCGCGCGAGAAGGCTGCCACCCGGCGTGCAATGTCCGCCAACGACAAGCCCAGGGCCTGCTGCGCGCGCTCCGGCACCTGGATGGCCATCTCCTCGTCCGGCAGGCCGAGCACGTCGATACGTGCAATGCCACGATCGAGCAGTTCGCGCTCCATGCGCCGCACCAGGTGCCGCAGCTCGCCGGCATCCACGGGACCATGCACCAGCAGGCGCGCGACCGGCTCGTAACGCACGACATGCTGCACCCGGGGATCTTCGGCATCCGCCGGCAGGTTGCGCACCTGCTTGACCGTCTGGTCCACGCGGCTGGTGGCCTCGCCCATGTCGGTACCCTCGGGAAACTCCAGGGTGATGACACTGACGCCACGCGCCGAGGTGGAGCGCATGCGATCCAGGCCGTCCACGTCACGCAGGGCCTGCTCCAGCGGCAGGGTCAACGAGCGTTCCACGTCCTCGGCGCTGGCCCCGCTCCACAGGGTGCGCACGGTGACGACCTCGACCTCGAAGTTGGGAAAGAACTGGGCGTTCAGATTGCCCAGGCCCCAGACCCCGGCGAGCAGCATCATCACCATCAGCAGGTTGGCCGCCACCGGGTGACGGGCGAAGATGCCGATGATGTCCTCGCGATGCTGGAAGCTCACGCGCCCGGCCCTTCCGCGACACGCACCAGCAGCCCGTCGACCGCGTTGGGCAGATGAGTGACCACGATACGCACGCCGGGCCGCAGTGCCGGCGAGCGCACCAGCAGGCGCGTGCTGCCCCGTCATCGCCCCGCACCTCGCCCAGGCGTTCGACCCGTACCGGCCGCATGCGCGATTCCCGGTCCACGATGTACACCTTGTCGACGCCATAGACCGCCTCGTGCGGCAGCACGACCACATCGGGCTCGGCGGGCAGGGTCATGTCCAGGCGCAGGAGGCGGCCCTGGCGCAACACCCCGATGTCCCCCTGGATATCGAACAGGCCACTCACCCCGCCGCTGCCCGCCGTCACCTCGCCGCTCAGGCCACGCAGGCGTCCGTTCAGTCCGATCCCGTCGAGCTCGCCACGCACCTCGGGCGGTGCACCCGCCGCCATGGCCGCGCGCACCCGTGGCAGGTAGCGCTCGGGGATCAGCGCGCGTACTACCATGGCCCCGGTGTCATAGACGGTAAGCAGGGGATCGCCGATGCGGGTACGGCGCCCCGGCGCGGTGGACAGGCGCGCCACGCAGCCGTCGAAAGGCGCGCGCACGGTGCAACGTTCGAGCTCGAGGCGGACCTGATCGCGCGCGGCCTCGATCCGTGCACGGGCATCGCGCACCTCGGCCTCGCGCTGTTGCAGGCGCAGGCGGCTGTCGCGCTCGTCCAGGCGCACCAGCACCTGGTCGCGGCGCACCGTTTCGCCCTCGGTCACGGCCACCTCGAGCACCTCGGCGGCCACCGGCGCGCTGAGCTGGGTGGACCACAACGATTCGAGTCGGCCGTACAGGGTCAGGTGCGGCGCCAGGGTCTGCGGTTCGGCGGCGACCACCGCCACCCGCCAGGCACGCTCCTTGATGGCCAGCGGCTCGGTCTGCGGCCGGGTGGCGATCAGCCCGGCGGCCACCAATCCCATCAGGCCAAGCACCAGCCAGGGCCAGCACGCGCCTCGCCGCTTGTCTTGAGTCACTGCCATGAATGATCCAACGATTCGAAGGAAAGCCCGATGATAAGGCTCAAGCCCGCGCAGCACCACAGAGGCCCTTCCAGACCACCAGGGCGCCGAGCAGGGCCGTGAGCGCGGCCAGCAGAAAACTGGTCGCCGGTCCCAGGGCATCCCAGGCCAGACCGCTGGCCAGGCTGCCGATGGCCCCGCCCACGCCGAAGCTCAGGCTGGAATACAGTGCCTGCCCCCTGCCCTGCAGGCGCCCCGGAAACTGTCGATGGACCAGGTCGATGGCCGCACCATGAAAGGTGCCGAAGGTGGCTGCGTGCAGCAACTGGGCGAACAGCAGCGCGACCACCGAGCCGGGCAGATAACCGATCAGCAGCCAGCGCAACGTGGCCAGACCAAGACTGGCGACCAGCACCCGCGCCGCCTCGAAGCGCTCGAGCAGGCGGTGCATGACCATGAAGATGGCCACCTCGGCGAGCACACCCAGCGCCCAGAGCTGACCGATCAGGGTCTTGCTGTAGCCGTGGTCCTCCATGTAGATGGAATAGAACGTATAGTAGGGCCCGTGGCTGGCCTGCATCAGCATCACCGCCACGAAGAAGGCGATCACCGGCGGCTGGCGCAACAGGCTGCCCAGCGAGACCTGTTGCGCGGGGTGCGGCTCCGGGTCGGGGTCGCGCACGGTCAGCGAGGTGAGCCAGATGCTGACGAAGATGACCATCACCGAAGGCAGCACCACCGCGGTCCCCGCACGATCGACCAGTACGCCCAGCGCCACCACCGCGATGATGAAACCGATCGAGCCCCAGGCGCGGATGCGTGCATAACGGGTGGCGCGGTCGCCCAGGTAGTTGAGGGTGATCACCTCGAACTGCGGCAGCGAGGCGTTCCAGAAGAAGCTGTAGAGCGCCATCGCCAGCGCCACGGCCCAGAAATCACGCACCACGAACATCAGGCCGAACACCAGCACCGAGGCCAGGGAAGCGGCACGCACGATCATCATGCGGTGGCCCAGGTAGTCGCCCAACCAGCCCCAGAGGTTGGGCGCGACGATCTTGGTCGCCATCAGGATGGCCATCAACTGGCCGATGGCCATCGCGTCGAAGCCACGGTGTTGCAGGAACAGGCCCCAGTACGGAACCAGTATCCCCAGCACCGCGAAGTAGAAGAAGTAGAAGGACGACAGGCGCCAGTACGGCATGGGCCGGCGCGCGCTGGACGACTCAGTCACCGGGGCGGGCGGGGATGACCGGCGTCTCCGGTCGCACGTCGGCGTTCTGCGCGCGGTGCCGCAGGGCGTGATCCATGAGCACGATTGCCAGCATGGCCTCGACGATGGGCACCGCGCGGATGCCCACACAGGGGTCGTGCCGCCCCTTGGTAATCACATCCACCGGCGCCCCCTGCACGTCCACTGTCTGCCCACCGAGGCGGATGCTCGAAGTCGGCTTGAAGGCCAGCCGGGTGGCGATGTCCTGGCCACTGGAGATGCCACCGAGCACCCCGCCGGCATGGTTCGAGAGGAAGCCCTCGGGAGTCATCTGGTCGCGATGTTCGGTACCCTTCTGCGCGACGCTGGCAAACCCCGCGCCGATCTCCACACCCTTGGCGGCATTGATGCTCATCAGCGCATGCGCGATGTCCGCGTCCAGACGGTCGAACACCGGCTCGCCCCAGCCAGGCGGCACGCCCTCGGCAACCACCGACACCTCGGCACCGACCGAGTCACCCGACTTGCGCAAGGCATCCATGTAGGCCTCGAGCTCGGCCACCTGCCCTGCATCCGGCCAG
The sequence above is a segment of the endosymbiont of unidentified scaly snail isolate Monju genome. Coding sequences within it:
- a CDS encoding MFS transporter → MPYWRLSSFYFFYFAVLGILVPYWGLFLQHRGFDAMAIGQLMAILMATKIVAPNLWGWLGDYLGHRMMIVRAASLASVLVFGLMFVVRDFWAVALAMALYSFFWNASLPQFEVITLNYLGDRATRYARIRAWGSIGFIIAVVALGVLVDRAGTAVVLPSVMVIFVSIWLTSLTVRDPDPEPHPAQQVSLGSLLRQPPVIAFFVAVMLMQASHGPYYTFYSIYMEDHGYSKTLIGQLWALGVLAEVAIFMVMHRLLERFEAARVLVASLGLATLRWLLIGYLPGSVVALLFAQLLHAATFGTFHGAAIDLVHRQFPGRLQGRGQALYSSLSFGVGGAIGSLASGLAWDALGPATSFLLAALTALLGALVVWKGLCGAARA
- the aroC gene encoding chorismate synthase, translated to MSGNTIGKIFTVTSFGESHGPAIGCIIDGCPPGMALSAADIQPDLDRRRPGKTRHTTQRREPDEVQILSGVFEGKTTGTPIGLLIHNTDQRSKDYGEIAQKFRPGHADYTYIQKYGIRDYRGGGRSSARETAMRVAAGAVAKKYLRERCGVVIRGYLSALGPNRPTSFSWEPVENNPFFWPDAGQVAELEAYMDALRKSGDSVGAEVSVVAEGVPPGWGEPVFDRLDADIAHALMSINAAKGVEIGAGFASVAQKGTEHRDQMTPEGFLSNHAGGVLGGISSGQDIATRLAFKPTSSIRLGGQTVDVQGAPVDVITKGRHDPCVGIRAVPIVEAMLAIVLMDHALRHRAQNADVRPETPVIPARPGD